AATTCTGAATTTTGTAATGGCACTTTTATAGGTTATCACTATGcagtatgtaggtaggtaggtaggtagtaggtatgtAACTTTGCAGCCTTGTGTATACATAACAGTCACTAATTTGGCTTGAAATGGCTTTCACTCGGTAATTCGTATCGGAAAGATACCCTAAATAACAGAAACTTTAGCTTGGAAATGATAATGAGTCATttgaaaacatttttatgtaagtatacaTTAAACATTGCCATATCTCTGAAAATTTGAAACAGAAATTTGGGAGACAGTATCGACAGTATAGATGGTCTATTCATTATACCATTAAGCGTCCAATTTTTAACATGttactcaaaaataaataaaagaatatgCACTTTGATAAGCTAAAGGAAATAACACAAGGTAGGCAGGATTTTTTATCACTTAGGGATAGTACGTAAAAATGTAATGTATTCATTATGATAAttctaattaaattaatttttgcTTGAAATAGGAAGGgtagcaaaaaaaaagattttggcATTACAACTGATGGGTTATTTTGTCTAAATTTACGTGATGGTATGGATGTAGAATATGAATTTAGAAGATGTTCAAGACTGAGATATATAAAAGTATTTATACCTAAgtcatataaaattaaacaaatatatcTTAATTCCATATaatctttagatcattttatgGTGGCACTCTAGCTAACTTGATAAACAGCATAATAAAAAGTATAGAAATAGATAAGTATACTATGATAAAGCCGTTAACAAAACACATGTATCGCaaaaagaaaatataataaGCATACAATATTCATACAATTTTCTGCATAATTTTtcccaataaaataaattataactcATCAGGTTTAGGCCCAAAATTCCTCAGGATCATTTTCTTATGAAAAACAATGTGTACCAAAGTTGCAGGCCATTTCAAGCAAAAAAGTACCTTTACTGATTGCAGTGTGTCTACGGAGAGTCGACGGCGAGGTAATCGTGCATAATTTGCGTGTTTATATTTCCATTATTACCTTACACATCAAGTTGGAGACGAAACAGACAGCCCATGGCATTTGAAATTGCTTTGGAGCAGCTGAATTCCTGGAACCACTCATGTAATCTTCCTGCTCACGGATGTGTCCACTGTGTCACGGGTGTGTGGACTTCTGGATAGAAGTTGTCAAAAAAGGGCCGCTAGACATTTTTAGAAGAATTGAGTTAGGGCCATCATCAATAGATGCACGGTAGACTTCGAGTTGCGAAAACTAGCGCTTATAAAACTTATAAGTATGACCTACCTATTGGTCTTCCTTTTATTTCGTCTGAAAAGGAAGAATCAGTTCTGTGATCATCAAAGACAACCTGTAAGTTGACATCCGTTCAGCTCCGTGCTCAGCGTTAAAGTACTTTCTCAGATATACCGACGACCGACGCTCAACGAATTTTCACAAAATCACTAAAGCACTCACTCATTCATTACCTTATGCATGAGCATGAGTTTCTCCAGGTCCGAGGCCATGCGCTGCAATGAATGCTGAATGCTTAAGAAGGCACTTCCTTTACTCGCGGTAGTCGCGGATGAGGGAGTGCAGGGTGTCGCAGTGACGCAGCCTATGAGGCCGGGGTTATATTCGACAGACGGATCACATATATTTACATAACGTTACTTTCTGCATGAGCATCAGTTTCTCCAGGTCCGAGGCCATACGCTGCATGATCCTGTGCTCGATGTTGAGAAGACACTTTCTCTTCTCGCGGTAGTCGCGGATGAGTGAGTGTAGGGTGTCGCAGTGAGGTACCCAGCCCATGAGACCGGAGTTACTCGACAGACGGGTCACATATAACTACACAACGTTACCTTCTGCATGAGCATCAGTTTCTCCAGGTCCGAGGCCATGCGCTGCATGATCCTGTGCTCGATGTTGAGAAGGCACTTTCTCTTCTCGCGGTAGTCGCGGATGAGGGAGTGTAGGGTGTCGCAGTGAGGTAACCAGCCCATGAGACCGGAGTTACTCGACAGACGGGTCACATATAACTACACAACATTACCTTCTGCATGAGGATCAGTTTCTCCAGGTCCGAGGCCATACGCTGCATGATCCTGTGCTCAATGTTGAGAAGACACTTTCTCTTCTCGCGGTAGTCGCGGATGAGGGAGTGTAGGGTGTCGCAGTGAGGTACCCAGCCCATGAGACCGGAGTTACTCGACAGACGGGTCACATATATCTACACAACGTTACCTTCTGCATGAGCATCAGTTTCTCCAAGTCCGAGGCCATACGCTGCATGATCCTGTGCTCGATGTTGAGAAGGCACTTTCTCTTCTCGCGGTAGTCGCGGATGAGCGAGTGTAGGGTATCGCAGTGAGGCACCCAGCCTATGAGACCGGAGTTAGTCGACAGTGGGATCACGGCGTATCTCTGTTGAAGATAAGAAACGGTCAATTCATGTGATCAAATATAATTGCGTCGACCACTAAATTTTGATTGAAAAGTTTAGCTAATTTTACAATGTCAAAACCAACGATATAATGATAACGATAAATTCACATACATCGActaaaaacctaaaaaaaaggaCAATGTATCATCTATGCCACATGTTTTTACACCGCCTACAACTtatctgctttgccttaaggttgactggtagagaatgccttatggcattaagttcgccttttgtacagtgtatttccttatgtgcaataaagattaaataaaataaataaatgtttgggTCAAGGATAGGGCGAAGTGGAAGCGCAAGGTACGGAAATCTGACCCCATCACCATGTGGGATATATAGCTTGGAAGAGAGAGAGAATCCCACAATGCAACATGACAGTTCAAAAAACCAATACTCTCTGACATTCAATGATCAGTGGTCCCACCCCTGCGCAGGGCCCTGTCGTAAATATTTCACAACATGGTTAAAATATGTACCTGTATGTTGAGGTCGCGGCGGAAGGTGTGCGGGTCGGCCTGCAGCAAGGTGTTGACGAGCCCGAACAGCTGCATGACGCGCTCGTCTTGCCGCAGGTCCTCGTGGCCCTTCAGTAGGAACATGTAGTCTTTGCCGTTGGAGCCGCGCACGCAGAGGCGCCGCGGACGCTGCTTGGAAGTTATGACCTGGGGGAATACAAAAGTGGAGCATTAAAAAAGTAAAAGAAGCACACCATCACACGTATACCGGGCAGAGCGGAGCTCTCAGTACTGGATATCAATAAAGTTTAGGTTTATACAGTAGTTACATTTACGCAACGTCACATCCCGTCGGTTACTCGTGGGCGGAAGCGGTTGACCTTGGTGGTGGTCACGTGTCACCAGCTCCGTTCGACTGGTGCCAAGGGTCGGCGCCGCTTGGTCAAATCCATTCGGCTTTGGTTACCTTACAGCAGCAAATTAGCAGATAACCAAGATCCGTAAACCAACGAGATAGGATCTGTAAGTTGTAGGTTAAGTGGGTTGCTGTTAGCACCTGCAGGCTGCTCTGTATGTGCGCGATGCGGATGAGCGGCAGGTCGGGCACGTACGAGCCCGGCACGGCCAGCTCCAGGTCCCGGCAGTTGAGCAGGCGCGGGCTGTACTGCAGCCCCGGCCACGTCAGCTGTACCCACCTGCAGGCTGCTCTGTATGTGCGCGATGCGGATGAGCGGCAGGTCGGGCACGTACGAGCCCGGCACGGCCAGCTCCAGGTCCCGGCAGTTGAGCAGGCGCGGGCTGACGTACTGCAGCTCCAGCGACGTCAGCTGCGGCAGCTGCCGGCTGATGCGGCGGAACACGTGGTAGTACAGGTCCCACGCTTGGTTCAGGTCGCGGACCGCGTTTGTTTCCTGCACAGATAACAGGATTAACCCCTTGAGTCCCACGGATACGATATCAGCTTAAATTTTAAAAGTCAAGGTCGTTTAATGACTAGCATTTAGATCCCTGGGACACAAGGGATTAAGATCCAGGATTCCCACATGAACGCTTGCTCGTATAATGAATGTCCACAACAATTAGCAATAATTTCTTACCTCTTTTAACTGTCAAGTTTCAATCGTTTTACGTCAAGCGCACGCGACTGCGATGCAACACATACCATTTTAGGATATGCTTCATTGAATGCTATGACGTTTAAAGAAGCGAAATGGCCCTGAAAGTGACTTGTGTTCACACGGACATTTaatcgactaaatagtgtttagttttaagtttataaaatacatatgtatgttagtctgtataaaatacatatgtaaggtatttgtaatatgggccttgttgcctgaattaaattactaaaaaaactaaaaaatatatatcacaATAATAATGTCATTCATCAGTTTCCTTTAATCCAACCTCTCAATATGCCTAAACCATCTTAAAATACCAGTCACTGTAAAATACCCTTTTCAATTTTCGAAGCTTTATCTTTATTCAAACCACAGctctatttttaatttattgaatgagtgtttaatttgtttaatatcTTACATGGAGAAAAAAGCAAAAGTTAATAAAGAAACGACTTACCTTGAACCTATTGCACCATTCCTGCGCCTCGTTCAAGTCTCTTCCATAAGCCTGCGTGAAGGACACCTCCTTCGTGGTCTGCGCTCCTCGCTCCAACATAGCGTGCAAAGGCTCCAGCGTCTTAAACATGGCTTTAACATCGTGCTCACTGAAGTACAGTCTAGAAGCTTCTTCCAAAGCTTCGTGCCATTGCTCGTGCCACAGAATAGCTACCCTAATCAACTCCTCAGATATCATAGCTGCCTGGTTCACCAAGTTACTGGAATGAGTGCACATGGATTTTAAAATCTGGTTTGCAGCGTTCTTCCGAGCTATGAAGGAAGATTTAGATGCTACCGTCAAAGGATAGACTAACGCTTGCGGATGCGATTTTCCAATATCGATTAGCAAAGAATGAATCAACTTTCCGACTAAAGCGCGAGGCGTATCGATTCTGGCGATCAACTGAGGTATCACTTGCAGCCATACGTTTATTTCGATGGTTCGAATACCATCGACAAGAGCCTCATGGACGGCCGGGTGGTGACCGTAGTCAAACCATAGAGTAAGCAATCTGAGCGTGTCCTGTAGAGAGCTTCCGTGAGAAAGATTGATAGATTTAAAGAACCCGTCCACGGCTGGTACTGTATATTGTTCGACGAATTCTGGGTCTTTCTTGTCAACACTTTGAGCGTTTTCAGGGTTAGGATCTTGGTGTTTGTGGAAGAGAACGCTTTCGAAATTCATGTAAGCCCAAGCGTGCCAGGCTTTGTACCAGTCAGGAGACAACTGTGTCGCTGAGGAGTAATTCCTAAGGATTTCTGGGATGGATGTCTCATTGATGCCTAGTAGAGATTCGCACCAGCCTCCTAGTTTCAAATGGCATCGGGCGAGAAGCCGACTGTTGTCGGGGTCTCCGGATTCAGCGGATTCCACGTAGCGTTGTAACTGGTTGTAGGCTAGTTGCTTGTCGCCGGCTACCCAGAGATGCTTAGCGTAAGCGAGCGTGAGGCGGGGTTCGTGGGTAGGGAGCGGCATTTCTGTGTTCTTACTTGGGTCTGTTCCTAACAACATGACTAGAGTCCTATGCGCTTGTCTAGGAGCACCGCTCTTACGGCATAGTGAGGCGAACTTCAGCCAGGTAGCCATGTCTTCATGAGGCGTTAAAACCAAGCCGCGTACTTGCAGGATCTTCCTCCAGTCTTCGACTAGCCTCTGTCCGCCTTGTAATCTCGTCCACCACGCTTGTCGAATCGTGTCTCTTCTCTCATTTATCAGCTTGTAAGTAATAACTTCTTCTAATTCAGCCAGGAGTTGCGCGTTGACCAGCGCCCCGTAGGCTCTCTGGTAGCTTTCCCCTGCGACGGCCGTCAGTTCTGAATCAAGTAAAGTTCTGGCTTGATCTATGAACTGTTTGGAGATATCAAATTCGCCGTCATGTATGGCGAGTACCGCTCTGTAAAAAGCTCCATCTTGAGTATTTTCTGGGAGGAAACTGACATATTTAGCCATAGAGTCCCACTCGTTAAGTCCCCAAGCGGCGGCTGCGGCCAGTCTCGCAGCTTTGAACTTATCATCATTGCTCATTTGAGGCCACCTCTTAGAGACGGTGTTGTATAGTTTGACCCATTCTCCTAGAGCCTCGAAGCAGCGCAGTTCGCCGAGGTACGCATCCATATCGTTGGCGTCGTGGGAGAGTTTCTCTCCGTAGAGGTTTAAGGCCTTCTCCCAGTTGTGCAGCTTCTCGTACCAGCGCACTTGGACCTGCAGGCGCGTGTCGCCGTCCTCGCGCTTCGCCATCACTCGCTCGAGGAGGCCCTCGGCCGCCTCTTTCTGTTGTAGTTTATTGTTGATGTGGATCAGCGCTTCTACCACTTGGGATGTTGCGCCGCTGCGGAACTCTTCCTCCTGAGAGAAAAGTAAATTGAGAATTCGCTATCGATGTTTGTGTCAAGCAgaaattaagtaaatataatTTCTTGCTTACCTTATAGTGCAGGGCTTTTGCGTAGGCGCGGCAATGCATGGCCCTCTCCCCGAGCACGTGCGTGGATATGGGTAGTGCGCCTGCGTCGCAGTGCTCCATAAATTCGGCCAGATTCAATACGGTGTGCGCCAATTCTGTTTACAAAATTATGGCTATTACTTATAGTGTAGGTAGAGTAGTAATTATTGGTATACAATCAGAATCATCCTGTCCACTCCAACAAACCCTTCCAAAAAGTCTACCTGAAAGTGTACGATATGAAAAACGGTATGGTACGGTGGtactataaaaattcaaacgtTATCGTTTTACAAGTATAACTTGTAATTTGCAAGCTTTTGAGAGACTGACCCCAAGTTGCCAGCGCGTGGTCACCAAAAAATACCGCAGTACGTATTTGTGGCCGCCTCAAAGGAATTAGTTGAACAAATACCTGGAGCGTCGGGCGCCGTGAGCGCCTGCTCCAGCGCGCGCTGCAGCTCGGCGCGCGCCGGCGCCTCCAGCTCCGTCCAGCAGGACACGAAGGCCGCGTTGAACAGGTCGCGCAGCAGCTGCGAGTAGTTGTGTGCTAGCGCCAGGCACGCCCTGTGGAGGAACACGGCTTGTTCAAGTCTCAAGTAGATTGATGAGACAAGTGCAAAACGTCATCCGCTtgtaaatcactacaccttataaaacttaCTATTGAAATCATATTGTTTCTTTATTCCATGTCCAACTTTGACCATTGTGATTTTATGATTTATGACTACCTTTGAATACCTCGATAAGAAGATAATTTCTCAGGGAGTTGTTCTTACTGATCCTACTTTATGGCACCCAATCAAATCGCCTTACTTTTATCACGGTTCTCGCTAgcttcagagggcctaccgcgaaccatgttcgacgtgttgcctctctgtcgcacttgtaaattcgtacgcaaGTGTgatagggaggcaacacgtggaacgtggttcgcggtaaacCCTCTGGTCGGGTTCACTGTTACCTGAGCGCGGGGCTGTGGGACTCGGTGAGCAGGCCTATACTAAACCGCCGGAGCCACTCCAGCCAGTCGTCTTTGGACACGCGGCTGCTCACGGTCCACGCCAGCTTCAAGTTGTGAGCGTTCACGAATAGCTTGCGGATAGACGATGATGTATCGCACACCACGATACGCGCCTATAAGAAATAATAGTTTTGCAATACACATTGTTTAAAGTAAATTCAAAATTGGTGATTTCACGACTATCCAACGGATGTTTAGATGTAAAAGTGTTTATAATATTGTAGGAAATTATGTAAGAAAAAGTATAAACAATCGGCAAAAGGCAGCAGCacgaattatattatatttaattgacaATGACACACGGAATGAAATTAAAACAGTTCTTTACCTCTTGATTATTATTCCTTGGCTTCCTTCTGGTACTCTGCAAGAACTCGTCAACGGTCAATGAGGAATTTGACTGCAGCTTCGACATCAAGAGCTCATAGTTCTGATGCTGTATTCTATGCTTAGTCACTATCTTCTGCACAAGCGGTATAAAATCTAAGTACTTTCGGCCTAGTTGCACTATTAGAGCGCAAAGCGTGTCCATAGCAGTAGGCCGTAGCGGAGCGCAGATATCCATGCTTCTCACTAAGGGATGGATAATCCTTGACACCAACTCATTATAGTTCAAAGAATCTGAGAGATAATCCACTGTCTCCATGGCTACTTTTGCGACTGAAATAGGACAATCTGTCGCGTCAAAAAGTTTCACAATTGATGGAATGACTAGATGCATGTAATCGTCTAAGTTGTCTTCGAACTTCTGCAATGCAAACAACAGTTTCTCAGTAACCATTCTATCCTTGCTTGTGTCGTGAGCCAAAACACGTAGGATTTGAGGCATCAACTGAGGCAGGTAGACTTTGAATTCAGATCCGAGTGCTACAGCTATATGTTCCACCAGCAATATAAGTGTTGGTTGCAATGGACTGTTAGGAGTCCAGAATTCCTTGATCAGGTCAAAGATTTTGTCCAAATAATTGCGAATGTGTTGCTTGACGATAGCGATAAGTCTCGCTAGTTGAGTGAACAGGAACTCCCGGAAATTCGTATCCGCCGCTCGAGCGACGTAGAGCAAACTTGGCGTGACGCGCGATATGTATGGAACGCACTTTATACCCAGTGATTCGAAGATGAAAGTCACTGCTTGAACGACACTAGTATGGTGCTGTTGTAGCGTTGGATCACGAAGGATTCTCATTAAGGTTGATATCACAATAGCGGGGTAATACTCGTCAAGTACAGGCGAGGACATGTTCACAAGCATTTCACTAGTTGTCATGTCGAAATTATTCTCGTCAGCCTTGCTATCGGCTACGGGAACTAGACTAGAGTCTGGCTGTCCATTGATTAAGCCTCGTGTCAGTTTATGCTTGTACGGGTCTAAAGCACCCAGTAGTCCTAGGACGCGAATAGTTTCTCTCCTGTCTTTTGGTTGCTGCTCCGTTTTCAAAAAGTTTAAAAGGACATCCATGAGATTTGGATATTCTGTGTATGGAACTACGACATATCCAGTAGCACTGATTAGTTGGCCAAAAGCCCAAAGGGCGACGCTTCTCTTATCAGTAGCGCTAGCATCAGATAGCAGTTCCAGGAGGATAGCTAAAAGCTCTGGCAAGCATTTCTTAAGTCCGCTATTGTCTCCATTGACATCTGCCAAATCTCCAACAGCCTTCAGTACGCTGATTACGACTCCGGGATTTGCTTCAGATTCCTTTAATTTGGGCACAAGAACATTAAGGATTGTTTCCATATAGGGCCTTACGAGCCTTGGAGCATGCCTGATCAGGTTGCCTAACATTCTAGCTGCCTGCTCTTTGTTCCTGCTCATACCTGAGTGTTCCAGCTCAGTGAGAAACTGTATCAAAGTCTTTCTCAGTCCAGGCATCACGTAAGCAGGGTTGACCGTGCTTAGCCGCCCTACGGAGCAGATAGCTAGCTCTCGTATCTCCAGTTGTTCATCATTCATAGCAATGAATAAGAAATTCAGATTTTCTATTTGAGCCAAGTGAGAGTCGAAAATTTCATTCAGTGATTCCAGGACCCAATAACGCACTTCATAatctggatctgtcactgataCTACTAGCAACTTCCCTACAACTTCGGCAGTAAGTATAGTAAGTGTGCGTGATGGTGTTTTCAAATTTCTCACTGTTGCATCGGCAAGCAGTTTTGCGGCAGTTTTGACTGCTTCCAATCTGACTTCTTGCTGATCACTTTGAAGAAAATGATCAGCACAGCGCCTCACAAATGTCAATAAACTATGTTGTCCCTCAAATTGAAATGTGCCGAGTGTTCTCAAAGCAAGAACAATGCTAGCAGTGTCCTGAGGTTCCGTGCCCATACTCATGGTGCTCATCTGCTGTTCCAGGCTTCTTGGTATGCCTGGATGTAAGAAGGGCTTATTTCTTAGTACCAGTGACAACATATTTAGCAAACCTTCCGATATTTCTCCCCTGAGAACTGGAAGATTTTCACTAAGTTCTTTCAAACAGATGGTCAATGATGGACTGAGTCCAGTAGCAAACATGGCATCCAGTAACTCTCTGATGTCATTTACTACTAAATCTTTCACAGCACTGCCCAGTAAAGCAATGCATGCAAAGATTGAGGGGTCTATGTACATCCTTCTCTTACTCTGTGAGTCTCTCACAGGAAGAGCTTGTTTGATCACATCCATAATCCTGGGAATATAGGCTTTGATTTCGCTACCAATAGCAGCAGCCACAAGGCCAATGGTAGTGAAGGCCATGTTTCTGTCTCTCTCGCGACTGCGGAGAGTCGACAGAGATGCCAGCAAGTAGTTCATGGTAGTACTAAAGTACTTCTTTAAGAAATATTCCTTGTTGAATGCAGCCAATCGAGGAATTATTATAAGCAATATCTGAGGTACTCCCTGCGTTTTAAGCATGCGCTGAGCCATTACATCTGGAACAAAATTAGAAATAAACTTCAAAATCACCAAATTTACAACatcaaatttttttgttttgttttttaaccttttgaccgccaaagaCAAAAAATTCTTACCATGGCATATTCTTTCAAATTTTTCAGTTAACAGGGCTCTGCATACAGCAGATTCATATATAGAAACTGGGTATGTAACATTTTCAGTCTTAAATCCATCACACAAATACCCTCTCTTCACAGACGGACTGTGCAGCTTTGCACTCAAAAAAATAATGTCATCAGACTTGATATTATCCTTCCGTGTATCCAAACTCTGCATATGTGTTGTGTATTTCTTCTCCCATGCAGCATTAGAACATCTCAGGAGTTCATTAAGGATCAGTAGGCCTCCATGAACTCTATCTTCTTTGGTGATACCTTTTTCTTTGGTTGGGATCTCTTCAAAAGAGAGCATAGCTTCTTCATAGCATTGCATGTACCATTGTGGTTTGGCTGTAGATTGCTTAGCAGATTCTCTCTGAGTTGTAACCACTAAACCTGCTCTTAAAGCTTTGGCCGCAGCCTCCCGAATTTGTGGTTTAGGGTCTTTTAAAGCTACAAGTATGTGGTCAAAGAATCCTGAGACTTGTTGGTAGAAGTAAGTAGGCATTGCAATGGCCATTTCTTTTAGGAGTAGAACTGCAGAGTGCCTCCTGCCTTCATTTCTTTCCTCTGAGAGCCATTCAAATGCTCTTTTAACCTCAAACTCAACATACTCAGCTCTTTTTACTCCTGACACAGTAGCCAGTCTTCCGACAGTCTTGGCCGCTAGTTCCATCACTCCCACATCTGAAGATGGGAGCAGGTTACGAAGATAGTTGGCAAACCTGGTAATCCTTGTCTTAGTAGTATCACAGTCTCCTCCAATTAGGCATACTGAAAAACCAAACAATAATAGTTACTTTTGCAAATAATCATCCAAACATTCAAACAAATATTTTTCAACTAGCTACAAACCAATTCCAAATTGGTGTAACCCAGTGCTTTCCAAACTATGACCTGCAGGTTGGATCTGACCCGCAAGACTACCAATTTGTTCCAcatcattttcaaaaataattaaatgatcaCACCCACTCCTACATGATTTTTGAAAGTCAGTTGAAAGTATAGAAAAAATCTAAAGAATCAAATACACCTGGAAGTGTTTGTTTGAagggtttattttgttttattagtcTCATTCACCCCAAGCAAATCTGATCTGAGGCATCTCACCATATTTAGATTATTTCACAAAAACAATTCTTATAAATGATacttaaacataatttatatcATAAATTGCAGCTTTTAAAATGCGAGTTCAAATTATGATAAAAAACGAAACCAGCAACCAAAATTATTAttgaaattaattataattgaaGTTTAAAGGACCAAACATGCTTTTAGCTTCAAATAAGTGTTAAAAACTTTGTTCGTGTTTTCACCATTTAAAGAACATCTGTTACTAAAGTAAGCTAAGGTATATTCCTGGTGCTTATCCTGCGAACAGGGCATTAAAAATAGTTccaatgttaataaaaatctATACATAACAAGAATCACAACATGAACACACATTCATACATGACAATATGAACTTTTAAGTGACTTTGAatagtttaaatttaattagcaCTTTTTGTAAAACATGAATAGGAGATAACGTATGTAAAGATAATCGTAGAATAACAAACGTAACTACGCACCGATAGCGAGCACCCCTCCCTTCTTCTCGTGGACGTCGCTGCTGGATACCATCTCGAAGATCTGGTGGTTGAACTCATCCAGGAAGTGCGTAAGCTCTTCCTGCGGCACTTCGCGAAGCTCCGTCTTCGCATAGTGGTACAGCTCACGGGCTGTCTTGATTTGTAGATCTACATTCCGGGACTTGAGCCCAGCCACGAACGGGCCTACTTGGTTAGACATTTTTTGTGTAGAATACCGGCTTAACTACACACACATCGTACTTTAATCCATGATATGGATTTATAAGAAAGTCACAAAACCGAGTTCACTGTTTTTGAGaaatataaaatagaaataaactCCTGGAAAATTTTGCAAATATTTCGGCAGTGATATTTGACAGACGAGTTAAACCCAAGTGTACATTATTGCAAACAACTAACTTAACGTTATCGCttttaatattttaggttaaTTATAAAGTATTAGTTTAAACGTTTACGTCAGTTAAATTATGCTATTTTTTACCATATCAAAACTACAAACAGGTgcgttttaaattttaatttaaactgtacatttatttaaagaaatattattttgatagtGTGTTCCTTccttatactttttttttacgtcCGATTAGGGATGTAATGTTTCGGTTGTTACCGTTAAATTCGATACGATTTATTTATATCCGATGGTCGACTCCACTTCAACGATTATCGATGGTTGATGATGTCAGTTCATAGACTAGTAGAGCAATAAACACGAGCGTCTATGGTTCCATGGCcgatatttcatttcattcatttataGCTTCCTTTTCTGTCTTATAAATGATTATCTATATACGGGTGGTCGTCGATCTAGATTTCCGTATAAATTGTTAAATGAAGGTGCTATAAGcgtttattttatgaaaaaacTGTAGGTTATAAATTGTTAAATAATGATCTTACTCGAGATCAATAATAGAATTATAGAAGAAACGCTaacagtaaaatacaaaaatgcaCTGGCGCGGTGAGTACGTTACGCTTAGAAAGTTGCTGTTTTTGCAATCGTAGTGTGTTTTTTGTGCAGTGCTATTGCGTGTGCGTACCATTCGTGTGTTAGGTATTGTGATTCGGGTCAACTTTCTAACCGGGAGGTGACCGCTGAGTATAACCCCTTTTCAAGCAAGGGAGCAAGTTGAACTTGTCAAGTGTCAAATTCTTGGGGTGGGCCCACGTTGGCCGCCTCTCCTTAATAGTGTTGGAGATGATAGCAGTAAGTTTTGGTGGATACAGTGAGAAGTTGTAGCCGGCACCGCCACCGCCTATCGTTACGTGGATGAGTCATTCTGTTGGTACCTACTCGCGCGGCGCGCGGATATCATCATCAAGTGTTTTGGATGCCACTGAACCCGTAGTAAACAATACATTGCGCGTGATGTGTGCAGCCTACACGACACACAACTATACATTGATATCTGTCCCACAGGATGTGCCTACCAAAATTGTGTTATTTTAactgaattttatttttttccagcTTAAAGCCAGAATCCATAGATGTGACGGTTGCAGATTTTGATGGAGTCCTCTTTCATATATCCAATGTTAATGGAGACAAAACCAAAGTTAGGGTaagataattttttttatagttatgACTAATAAT
This genomic interval from Cydia splendana chromosome 15, ilCydSple1.2, whole genome shotgun sequence contains the following:
- the LOC134797712 gene encoding serine/threonine-protein kinase mTOR isoform X2; translated protein: MSNQVGPFVAGLKSRNVDLQIKTARELYHYAKTELREVPQEELTHFLDEFNHQIFEMVSSSDVHEKKGGVLAIVCLIGGDCDTTKTRITRFANYLRNLLPSSDVGVMELAAKTVGRLATVSGVKRAEYVEFEVKRAFEWLSEERNEGRRHSAVLLLKEMAIAMPTYFYQQVSGFFDHILVALKDPKPQIREAAAKALRAGLVVTTQRESAKQSTAKPQWYMQCYEEAMLSFEEIPTKEKGITKEDRVHGGLLILNELLRCSNAAWEKKYTTHMQSLDTRKDNIKSDDIIFLSAKLHSPSVKRGYLCDGFKTENVTYPVSIYESAVCRALLTEKFERICHDVMAQRMLKTQGVPQILLIIIPRLAAFNKEYFLKKYFSTTMNYLLASLSTLRSRERDRNMAFTTIGLVAAAIGSEIKAYIPRIMDVIKQALPVRDSQSKRRMYIDPSIFACIALLGSAVKDLVVNDIRELLDAMFATGLSPSLTICLKELSENLPVLRGEISEGLLNMLSLVLRNKPFLHPGIPRSLEQQMSTMSMGTEPQDTASIVLALRTLGTFQFEGQHSLLTFVRRCADHFLQSDQQEVRLEAVKTAAKLLADATVRNLKTPSRTLTILTAEVVGKLLVVSVTDPDYEVRYWVLESLNEIFDSHLAQIENLNFLFIAMNDEQLEIRELAICSVGRLSTVNPAYVMPGLRKTLIQFLTELEHSGMSRNKEQAARMLGNLIRHAPRLVRPYMETILNVLVPKLKESEANPGVVISVLKAVGDLADVNGDNSGLKKCLPELLAILLELLSDASATDKRSVALWAFGQLISATGYVVVPYTEYPNLMDVLLNFLKTEQQPKDRRETIRVLGLLGALDPYKHKLTRGLINGQPDSSLVPVADSKADENNFDMTTSEMLVNMSSPVLDEYYPAIVISTLMRILRDPTLQQHHTSVVQAVTFIFESLGIKCVPYISRVTPSLLYVARAADTNFREFLFTQLARLIAIVKQHIRNYLDKIFDLIKEFWTPNSPLQPTLILLVEHIAVALGSEFKVYLPQLMPQILRVLAHDTSKDRMVTEKLLFALQKFEDNLDDYMHLVIPSIVKLFDATDCPISVAKVAMETVDYLSDSLNYNELVSRIIHPLVRSMDICAPLRPTAMDTLCALIVQLGRKYLDFIPLVQKIVTKHRIQHQNYELLMSKLQSNSSLTVDEFLQSTRRKPRNNNQEARIVVCDTSSSIRKLFVNAHNLKLAWTVSSRVSKDDWLEWLRRFSIGLLTESHSPALRACLALAHNYSQLLRDLFNAAFVSCWTELEAPARAELQRALEQALTAPDAPELAHTVLNLAEFMEHCDAGALPISTHVLGERAMHCRAYAKALHYKEEEFRSGATSQVVEALIHINNKLQQKEAAEGLLERVMAKREDGDTRLQVQVRWYEKLHNWEKALNLYGEKLSHDANDMDAYLGELRCFEALGEWVKLYNTVSKRWPQMSNDDKFKAARLAAAAAWGLNEWDSMAKYVSFLPENTQDGAFYRAVLAIHDGEFDISKQFIDQARTLLDSELTAVAGESYQRAYGALVNAQLLAELEEVITYKLINERRDTIRQAWWTRLQGGQRLVEDWRKILQVRGLVLTPHEDMATWLKFASLCRKSGAPRQAHRTLVMLLGTDPSKNTEMPLPTHEPRLTLAYAKHLWVAGDKQLAYNQLQRYVESAESGDPDNSRLLARCHLKLGGWCESLLGINETSIPEILRNYSSATQLSPDWYKAWHAWAYMNFESVLFHKHQDPNPENAQSVDKKDPEFVEQYTVPAVDGFFKSINLSHGSSLQDTLRLLTLWFDYGHHPAVHEALVDGIRTIEINVWLQVIPQLIARIDTPRALVGKLIHSLLIDIGKSHPQALVYPLTVASKSSFIARKNAANQILKSMCTHSSNLVNQAAMISEELIRVAILWHEQWHEALEEASRLYFSEHDVKAMFKTLEPLHAMLERGAQTTKEVSFTQAYGRDLNEAQEWCNRFKETNAVRDLNQAWDLYYHVFRRISRQLPQLTSLELQYVSPRLLNCRDLELAVPGSYVPDLPLIRIAHIQSSLQVGTADVAGAAVQPAPAQLPGPGAGRAGLVRARPAAHPHRAHTEQPAGHNFQAASAAPLRARLQRQRLHVPTEGPRGPAARRARHAAVRARQHLAAGRPAHLPPRPQHTEIRRDPTVD